The Epilithonimonas zeae genome contains the following window.
CAAAATTTGTTCTTTCAAAACTTCTTCAAAAGATTTTTTATAAATTTTTTCAATAATTTTTCCTAACAAAATATAGTCACCATTGTTGTAGTTAAACTTTGTTCCGGGTTTATCAATCAATTTTTCAGATAAATAAGTGTTTATAAAATCATCCAGATCCCAGATCGTGTTGTCGTATGCCTGATGAATAAATTCTGTTGTACTAATGTCTTTATTTTCTCTACCACTACTGTAGGTTAACAAATTTTTGATAGTTGCTTTTTGTGCCGCTTCTCTTTTATATTCAGGATAATAAGTTGAAATTGTAGCATCTAAATCTATTTTTCCTGCTTCATACAACTGCATAATGAGAACAGCCGTAAAAGTTTTTGTAAGAGAAAAAATATGAAATCTGGTATCATCGGAAAAATTAATATTATAATGTCTGTCAGCAAGACCTTCGTATGAAAGCAATTCGGTTTTTCCGTTCTGAGCCAGTAATACAGCGCCGTTAAAATTATCTTTCTTTACAGAAGAATCAATAACCTCTTCCACTTTTTTTATTTGAGAATAGCTTAAAGTAAAGGTTAGGATGAATACACCGATAAGAATATTTTTCACGTCGTTGATTTTAAAGCTAATATAATAATCTTCGGTGATTAGTTGTTTATTTTTTCTGCCGGTAATGCAGTTGGGTCAACCCTGTTTCAAATGTTTTGACTTCAACAAACTCAAGCTCTTGTTCAGATCTTCCCTCTTTAAATAGTCTTGTCCCATTTCCTAACAAAACCGGGATAACCGAAATTATAAACTCGTCTATCAAATTATGTTTTAAAAGTTCATTGATCACTTCCGCACCACCGTCACAATAAATATTTTTCCTTTCTCGGATTTTAAACTTTTAACTAATTCTGTTATGTTTCCTGTATAGAATGTGGTTCTGCCAACTTTTGGCTTTTCGGTTCTTGTGATAACGTAAACATCTCGTTGCCTCATGCACTGAGCTTTATTCCAACCAAAAAGCATGAATTTTTCTGGTTACCAATAAGTCACAGGGCGATCTGAACCAGTTTTCCAATACGATAGTAGATCAATCATTCCAATGCATAACTTATAAATTTTTAATTAATTAATGTTTTACGATAATTAATTATATATTTGCATTAACAAATTAATTGATTATCCTATGAATCAAAGTAAAAATATTTCAAAGATCCTGTATTACCTATGTATTGTATTATCTGCAGGCTATCTTATCACATTCGTATATTCGGTGTTTTGCCTGTTGACTGGTTTTGCCGTAACGCCTTATAAAGAAGATCTATATCTGCATATTAATTATCCATTTACAAAAGAGCCTTTTCTGAATATCGAAAACAACTATCCCTATATTATCCTGTCTTTTTTGCTGGTTCTTTTGACTTACGGAATCTTTTTCTGGCTGTCAGCGAAAGTGTTTAAAGTGTTTTTTCAGTCAAAATTATTTACCGAAGGAAATATAGTACACCTCAAAAGATTTTACATCTACAATATTTTCTTTCCTTTACCCATCGTTATTACAGCAAGCTTTTTTGTAGAAGTGGAAAGTATTATTTGGGGATTGGTTTTTATCCATTTTATGTTGGGAATTTTCTGTTATTTCCTTGCCAATATTTTTAAACAGGGTTTACATTTACAAAACGAACAAGATCTATTTATATAAAAATGCCGATTATCATCAACTTAGACGTTATGCTTGCCAAGAGAAAAATGCAGAGTAAAGAATTGGCAGAGAAAATAGGAATTAGCAATGTCAACCTCTCTGTTTTAAAAACGGGAAAAGCTAAAGGTGTGCGTTTCGATACGCTGGAAGCCATCTGTAAAGCTTTGGAATGTCAGCCAGGAGATATCCTGGAGTATAAAGAAGAATAATTAGATAAATCAAAAAGCTTTCGTGACCTTTTTGTCAATTGAAGCTTTACCACCAACATTTTTACGCACAATTAAAAGCAATGGAAACGTTGCCAGGAATTCTATGACCTAAAATCAAGCCTATGAATACTTTAACAATTAACAACCTAAACCTCACCTACAAAAATGGTTTTCAAGCTATTAAAGATTTTTCTTTGAATATAGAAAATGGAATGTTCGGCTTATTGGGACCCAACGGAGCCGGAAAATCATCACTAATGAAAACCATCGTTGGATTGCAGAAACCAACTTCGGGTACAATCATTTTTAAGGAAATCGATGTTTCTGAAAATCCTGATCATATCAAACAAAATCTCGGATTTCTTCCTCAGGATTTTGGCGTTTATCCCAAAGTATCAGCTTATGATTTGTTACAACATATCGCCATATTGAAAGGAATTGCAAACAGTTCCGAACGAAAAAACCAGATTTTAAATCTGTTAGAAAAAGTCAATCTTTCTGATTTTAAAAATAAGGAAGTCCATACCTTTTCCGGCGGAATGCGACAGCGTTTCGGGGTTGCACAAGCTTTGCTGGGAAATCCTAAGATCATTATAGTTGACGAACCCACCGCTGGTCTGGATCCCGAGGAACGAAACCGTTTCAACTCATTACTTAACGAAAT
Protein-coding sequences here:
- a CDS encoding dihydrofolate reductase family protein, encoding MINELLKHNLIDEFIISVIPVLLGNGTRLFKEGRSEQELEFVEVKTFETGLTQLHYRQKK
- a CDS encoding ABC transporter ATP-binding protein, which produces MNTLTINNLNLTYKNGFQAIKDFSLNIENGMFGLLGPNGAGKSSLMKTIVGLQKPTSGTIIFKEIDVSENPDHIKQNLGFLPQDFGVYPKVSAYDLLQHIAILKGIANSSERKNQILNLLEKVNLSDFKNKEVHTFSGGMRQRFGVAQALLGNPKIIIVDEPTAGLDPEERNRFNSLLNEISNDVIVILSTHLVEDVRNLCSEVAIINKGNLLTKGNPTELISELENKIWSKPIEKEQLENYQSNYKIISQQLIERELYITAFSEQPLSDFTAVHPSLEHVYFHTLTQKP
- a CDS encoding helix-turn-helix domain-containing protein — protein: MPIIINLDVMLAKRKMQSKELAEKIGISNVNLSVLKTGKAKGVRFDTLEAICKALECQPGDILEYKEE
- a CDS encoding DUF2975 domain-containing protein — its product is MNQSKNISKILYYLCIVLSAGYLITFVYSVFCLLTGFAVTPYKEDLYLHINYPFTKEPFLNIENNYPYIILSFLLVLLTYGIFFWLSAKVFKVFFQSKLFTEGNIVHLKRFYIYNIFFPLPIVITASFFVEVESIIWGLVFIHFMLGIFCYFLANIFKQGLHLQNEQDLFI
- a CDS encoding serine hydrolase domain-containing protein, which translates into the protein MKNILIGVFILTFTLSYSQIKKVEEVIDSSVKKDNFNGAVLLAQNGKTELLSYEGLADRHYNINFSDDTRFHIFSLTKTFTAVLIMQLYEAGKIDLDATISTYYPEYKREAAQKATIKNLLTYSSGRENKDISTTEFIHQAYDNTIWDLDDFINTYLSEKLIDKPGTKFNYNNGDYILLGKIIEKIYKKSFEEVLKEQILIPLKMQNTGMLHHNDIVKNIDDGYSADEADPFLLHTPTNTYIDNFYSAGAMYSTPKDMLIFDQAIFNNILLKKPTLDLMLTPFRNLEDTALGFWVYSKSFGKMSTLFVERQGEGYGHSANWVHLPEKKLTLIILSNTKDIKYLNKMRERLISAYYGQ